In Pirellulales bacterium, the following are encoded in one genomic region:
- a CDS encoding response regulator transcription factor, producing MQDVLIVEDDATLLRGLKDNFAAQGYHVRTAREGRAGLDAALAKPPDLIVLDIMLPLMNGYEVCRHLRQQGFEMPILMLTAKGQEEDIIRGLELGADDYVTKPFSIRQLLARAAAFLRRQSQSANGMHQFGQCTLDLASHKLLRRGEEVPLTTKEFRMLEFFIKRAGRALTRNEIMNNVWGRSVIVTSRSVDRCITTLRGKIEPDPKRPTHIQTIRDIGYRFERGD from the coding sequence ATGCAAGACGTTTTGATCGTCGAAGATGACGCGACCCTGTTGCGCGGGCTAAAGGACAATTTCGCCGCCCAGGGCTACCACGTGCGCACGGCGCGCGAGGGGCGCGCCGGGCTCGATGCCGCGCTCGCAAAACCGCCCGACCTGATCGTGCTGGACATCATGCTCCCCTTGATGAACGGCTACGAGGTTTGCCGCCATCTTCGCCAGCAGGGCTTTGAAATGCCGATCCTCATGCTCACGGCGAAGGGACAAGAGGAAGACATCATCCGCGGACTGGAACTCGGGGCCGACGACTACGTGACCAAGCCCTTCAGTATTCGGCAGCTCTTGGCCCGAGCCGCGGCCTTTCTGCGGCGGCAATCGCAATCGGCCAACGGCATGCACCAGTTCGGCCAGTGCACACTCGACCTGGCCTCGCACAAGCTGCTGCGCCGCGGCGAAGAGGTGCCGCTCACAACCAAGGAATTCCGCATGCTGGAATTCTTCATCAAGCGGGCAGGCCGGGCTCTCACTCGGAACGAAATCATGAACAACGTCTGGGGCCGCTCGGTGATCGTCACCTCGCGCAGCGTCGATCGCTGCATCACAACCCTCCGAGGCAAAATCGAGCCCGACCCCAAGCGACCGACGCACATC